In Mastigocladopsis repens PCC 10914, a single window of DNA contains:
- a CDS encoding DUF423 domain-containing protein, translating to MMQIFLSIAAILGGLSVAAGAFGSHALKERISERSLEIFEVGARYQMYHALALLVVALLLSRIESPPPTLLASGWLFIIGIAIFSGSLYALSLSGVKSLGAIAPLGGAAFIAGWGALAFAAWSLKS from the coding sequence ATGATGCAGATTTTTTTGAGCATAGCCGCCATTTTAGGTGGTTTATCTGTTGCCGCAGGTGCTTTTGGCTCTCATGCTTTAAAGGAGAGAATAAGTGAGCGTTCCTTAGAAATTTTTGAAGTCGGCGCTCGTTACCAAATGTATCATGCTCTAGCACTGCTAGTCGTGGCACTACTCCTGAGTCGTATCGAGTCACCTCCGCCTACCCTTTTAGCAAGTGGATGGCTGTTCATCATTGGTATTGCCATTTTCTCAGGTAGCTTATATGCTCTGAGCTTAAGTGGTGTTAAGTCTTTAGGAGCAATTGCGCCACTGGGAGGAGCAGCATTTATTGCAGGTTGGGGTGCTTTAGCTTTTGCCGCTTGGAGTTTGAAATCATAA
- a CDS encoding sulfurtransferase encodes MRLVEMDLDTTAYDSGHIPGAVFWNGFTAILQPDYRVNFDKVALSGLLARSGIANDTTVIVYSDHSASAPWVFWFLKVFGHDDVRVMNGGRKKWLVEARPLVTETPTITPTTYTAQNLDSSIRALREQVQASIGKLDRVLVDVRTPQEYCGELFTMKPPEGTERPGHIPGAAHIFYESALNEDETFKSAEELYTLYSSKGITSDKEVITYCAIGARSAHTWFVLKYLLGYENVRNYDGSWNEWGRLPDTPVEV; translated from the coding sequence GTGCGTCTTGTCGAAATGGACCTGGATACCACAGCTTATGACTCCGGTCACATTCCAGGCGCTGTCTTCTGGAACGGATTCACCGCCATCCTGCAACCCGATTACCGTGTCAATTTTGATAAAGTGGCGCTGTCAGGACTGCTTGCGCGGTCTGGCATTGCCAATGACACAACCGTCATTGTCTATAGCGATCATAGTGCTAGTGCCCCTTGGGTCTTTTGGTTCCTCAAAGTATTCGGGCATGACGATGTACGAGTCATGAATGGTGGTCGCAAAAAATGGCTCGTCGAAGCACGCCCTCTCGTGACCGAAACTCCCACCATTACGCCAACCACATATACCGCACAGAATCTCGATTCAAGCATACGTGCGCTACGGGAGCAGGTGCAAGCGAGCATCGGCAAGTTAGACCGCGTTTTGGTAGATGTACGCACACCCCAAGAGTATTGTGGCGAATTGTTCACCATGAAGCCACCAGAAGGAACAGAACGCCCGGGTCACATTCCAGGTGCAGCCCACATTTTTTATGAATCAGCCCTGAACGAAGATGAGACCTTTAAATCAGCCGAAGAATTGTACACCTTATACAGTAGCAAAGGCATCACCTCTGACAAGGAAGTGATCACGTACTGTGCAATTGGGGCACGCTCCGCCCATACTTGGTTTGTCTTGAAGTATTTGCTAGGCTATGAGAATGTACGCAATTACGACGGTTCTTGGAATGAGTGGGGGAGACTACCTGACACGCCTGTCGAGGTTTGA
- the trxA gene encoding thioredoxin, translating to MSSFPSIRKANLITQVTGSTFEQEVLESMIPVLVDFFAPWCSPCKMVNYTVEQVAKQYQGIVKVVKVNTDENLSLADEYRIRSLPTLMIFQEAQLVNMIVGAVPKNALIKTLENYL from the coding sequence ATGTCATCATTCCCAAGTATTCGCAAAGCCAACTTAATCACACAAGTGACAGGCTCCACTTTTGAGCAAGAAGTCCTTGAAAGTATGATTCCTGTTTTAGTTGATTTTTTTGCTCCTTGGTGCAGTCCGTGCAAAATGGTGAATTATACTGTCGAGCAAGTGGCAAAGCAATACCAAGGTATTGTGAAAGTCGTTAAAGTTAATACGGACGAAAATCTCAGTCTTGCCGACGAGTATCGTATCCGCAGTCTTCCCACCCTGATGATTTTTCAGGAAGCTCAACTAGTTAACATGATTGTAGGAGCTGTTCCTAAAAACGCTCTGATCAAAACTTTGGAAAATTACCTCTAA
- a CDS encoding thylakoid membrane photosystem I accumulation factor, protein MNGIKWRFLQNLIPNWRRLFSISLLLTCLLVVDVQSAFADINNDRYDGNVFVVYAGNGSLVPPKATLAKALSEHKPAILAFYVDDSSDCKKYAIVVSTVQEFYGRAAEIIPVNVDTIPIKESYNSTEPGYYYSGVVPQVVVFNQSGQVVLNKKGQVPYEEIDDRFREVFDLLPRSESVRLKRRSFNELNSELTQ, encoded by the coding sequence ATGAATGGCATAAAGTGGCGCTTTTTACAGAATCTCATTCCAAACTGGCGGCGGTTATTCTCCATATCTCTGCTGCTGACCTGCTTGTTAGTTGTAGATGTGCAATCAGCATTTGCTGATATCAATAACGACAGATACGATGGCAATGTTTTCGTGGTTTATGCGGGGAATGGTTCACTAGTTCCTCCCAAAGCAACGCTAGCAAAGGCTTTATCAGAGCATAAACCGGCAATATTAGCTTTCTATGTAGATGACAGCAGCGATTGTAAGAAATATGCTATTGTCGTTTCAACGGTACAAGAATTTTACGGTCGAGCAGCAGAAATTATCCCCGTGAATGTCGATACCATCCCTATCAAAGAAAGCTATAACTCCACAGAACCGGGTTATTACTATTCTGGGGTTGTTCCTCAAGTAGTGGTGTTCAATCAGTCGGGTCAAGTCGTTTTGAATAAAAAGGGTCAAGTCCCCTATGAGGAAATAGACGACAGGTTTCGAGAAGTGTTTGATTTATTACCTCGTTCCGAATCCGTGCGATTGAAGCGGCGATCATTCAATGAGTTGAACAGCGAGTTAACTCAGTAA
- the bchM gene encoding magnesium protoporphyrin IX methyltransferase — protein sequence MNVTDDKTIVKEYFNSTGFDRWRRIYGDGEVNKVQLDIRNGHQQTVDTVLGWLKADNNLAGLSICDAGCGVGSLSIPLAEAGAKVYASDISEKMVEEGKERALTIVGTENPTFAVQDLETLSGSYHTVICLDVLIHYPQQKADEMISHLCSLAHSRLILSFAPKTFALSLLKKIGSFFPGASKATRAYLHREADVVKILARNGFSVQRQSMTRTRFYFSRLLEATRQ from the coding sequence ATGAACGTAACCGACGATAAAACAATTGTAAAAGAATATTTCAATTCCACTGGCTTTGACCGCTGGAGACGAATCTACGGTGATGGTGAAGTCAACAAAGTCCAGTTAGATATTCGCAATGGACACCAGCAAACAGTGGATACGGTATTAGGCTGGCTCAAAGCTGATAATAATTTGGCAGGTCTATCAATCTGCGATGCTGGGTGCGGTGTGGGTAGTCTCAGCATACCCTTGGCGGAAGCTGGAGCAAAGGTCTACGCCAGCGATATTTCTGAAAAAATGGTAGAAGAAGGCAAGGAAAGAGCCTTAACAATCGTAGGTACTGAAAATCCTACATTTGCTGTACAGGACTTAGAAACGTTAAGCGGTAGCTACCATACAGTGATTTGCTTGGATGTTCTCATCCATTACCCTCAGCAAAAAGCAGATGAGATGATTTCTCACCTCTGTTCTTTAGCACACTCACGCCTCATTCTCAGTTTTGCACCGAAAACCTTTGCCTTGAGTTTGTTAAAGAAAATAGGTAGTTTCTTTCCAGGTGCTAGTAAAGCGACTCGCGCTTATTTGCACCGCGAGGCTGATGTAGTGAAAATTTTGGCAAGAAATGGCTTTAGTGTGCAACGCCAGTCTATGACTCGAACTCGCTTTTATTTCTCTCGCTTATTGGAAGCAACACGCCAGTAA
- a CDS encoding MFS transporter, protein MVEANLVQQENVFNSMLPDEGRWVLFSTILASSMAFIDASALNVALPALQNDLQASGVQLLWIVNAYLLMLAALILVGGSVGDKLGRKKVFMIGISLFMLASLACGFAPTTEFLIGARVMQGIGGAMMIPGSLAIITAYFEPERRGGAIGTWSAATTIVTVAGPVLGGLLADAGLWRGVFLINLPLGLTTLLVLYFKVPESRNEEISGKIDYPGAILITLGLAGLTYGFISIHELGLSDLRIYGSLLGGIVALGAYMVVQARSAHPMMPLHLFKSPTFSGTNLLTLFLYGALSVGTFFLSLNLVQAQGYSQSVAGLADMPFALLLSGLSPWAGQLADRYGPRLPLIVGPSLAGLGFLLMSFVGLTHGSSEYWTTFFPGIMVFGLGMAITVAPLTTAVMGSVGTHYAGTASGINNAVSRTAGVLAIAIVGSVALCTFAGALQDHTANIHLTQTGRIFLQSQANQLGQTSLLTGVAPQNVAAVEKAIKLAFVDTFRVVMIICAGLAWVSALMAALLVESQDSAGKTPHDQESINC, encoded by the coding sequence ATGGTGGAAGCAAACCTGGTTCAGCAGGAAAATGTATTCAACAGTATGCTGCCTGACGAGGGGCGCTGGGTGCTGTTCTCAACGATTCTGGCATCAAGCATGGCTTTTATCGATGCCTCGGCGCTGAACGTCGCCCTCCCAGCATTGCAGAACGATCTTCAAGCGAGTGGCGTGCAACTGCTGTGGATTGTCAATGCTTACCTGCTCATGCTAGCCGCGCTGATCTTAGTCGGCGGATCGGTGGGCGATAAGCTGGGTCGCAAAAAAGTGTTTATGATTGGCATCAGCCTGTTTATGCTGGCTTCGCTTGCCTGCGGTTTCGCTCCAACCACGGAATTCCTGATCGGGGCGCGGGTTATGCAGGGTATCGGCGGCGCAATGATGATCCCTGGCAGCCTTGCAATCATCACCGCCTATTTTGAGCCAGAACGTCGCGGTGGAGCCATCGGAACCTGGTCGGCGGCAACGACAATTGTGACGGTCGCAGGACCTGTGCTGGGCGGCTTACTGGCGGATGCCGGATTGTGGCGCGGAGTCTTCCTGATCAACCTGCCACTAGGGCTAACGACGCTGCTAGTACTCTACTTCAAAGTTCCAGAAAGCCGCAACGAAGAAATTTCTGGAAAAATCGACTACCCAGGCGCGATTCTAATCACCCTCGGACTGGCGGGACTGACATACGGTTTCATCTCCATACATGAGCTTGGATTAAGTGACTTGCGTATTTATGGGTCGTTGCTTGGTGGAATCGTCGCGCTGGGGGCTTATATGGTCGTCCAAGCACGCAGCGCCCACCCGATGATGCCCCTGCACTTATTCAAGTCGCCCACCTTCAGCGGCACTAACCTGCTAACCTTGTTCCTCTACGGAGCATTGAGCGTAGGCACCTTCTTCTTATCGCTAAACTTAGTGCAGGCGCAGGGCTATAGTCAGTCGGTCGCTGGGTTGGCAGATATGCCCTTCGCGCTGCTGCTGAGTGGGCTATCACCTTGGGCTGGTCAATTGGCAGACCGCTACGGTCCACGCCTACCACTGATTGTCGGTCCCTCACTGGCTGGATTGGGGTTCCTGCTGATGTCATTCGTTGGTCTTACTCATGGCTCTAGCGAATACTGGACAACCTTCTTTCCGGGCATCATGGTATTTGGGTTAGGCATGGCAATCACCGTAGCACCGCTGACAACCGCCGTGATGGGTTCGGTGGGAACACACTACGCCGGGACAGCATCGGGAATCAATAACGCAGTTTCGCGTACGGCGGGAGTACTAGCGATCGCCATCGTCGGCTCAGTGGCACTATGTACTTTTGCGGGGGCATTGCAAGACCATACCGCCAACATCCATCTCACACAAACGGGACGGATCTTTCTCCAGTCCCAGGCAAACCAACTCGGTCAGACATCGCTCCTAACGGGAGTTGCGCCTCAAAATGTCGCAGCGGTCGAAAAGGCTATCAAGCTCGCCTTCGTCGATACTTTCCGGGTCGTGATGATCATCTGCGCTGGATTGGCATGGGTGAGCGCACTCATGGCGGCGCTTCTAGTTGAGAGCCAGGATTCCGCTGGAAAAACTCCCCATGATCAAGAGTCCATCAACTGTTGA
- the egtB gene encoding ergothioneine biosynthesis protein EgtB, with product MISELSQSSLKETISCNFHQCRAKTLALFVGIDEVTFCAQAHPDFSPIGWHLGHIAYTESLWLLEHSADLPCLFPQYRKLFAANGLPKCDRVKLPTLEKTLHYLDTVRAKVLDYLELADLKQQERLWQFILQHESQHSEIITFLLELGKQERRQLSLSPRRQEYQITSPPRERHRLTNPGEVVLQASTTELPAARKRPPLTSTPPFTEMIEIPGGEFEMGDSSVDALDNERSAHIVYLDTYCIDRYPVTCGQYLAFMEAGGYQNPRWWSKAGWEWLQTEQVTQPLYWCNNPAWDNHPVYGVSWYEAQAYSQFVGKRLPTEAEWEKAVSWDAKANRRRIYPWGNEQPTLELCNHDNFMERTTPVDTFPTGQSAYGLYDALGNVWEWTASWFDGYKGFQYYPYIGYSQVYFDQQHRVLKGGSWATRPWVLRSSFRNWYQPGVRQILAGFRCATSTNFLS from the coding sequence GTGATATCAGAATTGAGCCAATCTAGTTTAAAAGAAACAATTTCTTGTAACTTCCACCAGTGTCGCGCTAAAACTCTTGCCTTGTTTGTAGGTATCGACGAAGTAACCTTTTGCGCTCAGGCTCATCCCGACTTTAGCCCAATTGGATGGCATTTGGGGCATATTGCCTATACCGAGTCTTTGTGGCTGCTAGAGCACAGTGCAGACTTACCGTGTTTGTTCCCGCAATATCGTAAGCTGTTTGCCGCTAATGGTTTACCTAAGTGCGATCGCGTCAAATTACCAACATTAGAGAAAACGCTTCATTACCTCGACACAGTCAGAGCAAAAGTTTTGGATTACCTAGAACTAGCCGATTTAAAGCAGCAAGAGCGTCTTTGGCAATTTATACTTCAGCACGAAAGCCAACACAGTGAAATTATTACATTTTTATTGGAATTGGGCAAGCAGGAGAGAAGACAACTCTCCTTGTCCCCAAGGAGACAAGAGTATCAGATAACTTCTCCCCCAAGAGAACGACACAGACTTACCAACCCAGGGGAAGTTGTCCTCCAGGCGTCTACAACAGAGCTTCCCGCAGCACGGAAGCGTCCTCCCCTAACCTCCACTCCCCCTTTTACCGAGATGATAGAAATTCCTGGGGGCGAATTTGAGATGGGTGACAGCTCAGTTGATGCTTTGGATAACGAACGTTCAGCGCATATTGTATACTTAGATACTTACTGTATTGACCGCTACCCTGTGACTTGTGGGCAATATTTGGCATTCATGGAAGCGGGAGGTTATCAAAATCCTCGCTGGTGGTCTAAAGCTGGTTGGGAATGGTTACAAACTGAGCAGGTGACACAACCGCTCTACTGGTGCAACAATCCAGCTTGGGATAATCACCCAGTGTACGGTGTCAGTTGGTACGAAGCTCAAGCCTATTCGCAGTTTGTTGGTAAGCGGTTACCTACAGAAGCGGAGTGGGAAAAAGCAGTCAGTTGGGATGCAAAAGCTAATCGTCGCCGCATCTATCCTTGGGGGAATGAACAACCAACACTCGAGCTTTGTAACCACGATAATTTTATGGAAAGAACAACGCCTGTAGATACTTTCCCTACTGGGCAAAGTGCCTATGGTTTGTACGATGCTTTAGGAAATGTCTGGGAATGGACGGCTTCCTGGTTTGATGGTTACAAGGGCTTCCAGTATTACCCTTACATAGGGTACTCGCAAGTTTATTTTGACCAGCAGCACCGTGTTTTAAAAGGCGGCAGCTGGGCAACTCGTCCTTGGGTACTGCGTTCTAGTTTTCGCAACTGGTATCAGCCTGGTGTGCGCCAGATTTTGGCAGGGTTTCGCTGTGCTACAAGTACCAATTTCCTTTCCTGA
- the egtC gene encoding ergothioneine biosynthesis protein EgtC has translation MCRLLAYLGSPVSLEPLLYKPEHSLVVQSYQPREMHSGVVNADGFGVGWYHLQKDTEPFTYKSTLPIWNDINLPSLSRYIESGCTLAYVRSATPGQALDFSNSQPFQYQRLLFIHNGRIDKFQQTLYRPIRSLLNDEIYQWIKGTTDSEHIFALLLNQWQANPGKSLEQALHISLLKLQELAQRYQTYVSVNVIISDGHRLIASRFSTQSPAPSLYWLRDDLTFPKSVIIASEPLFAGNWIPCSENSIISVGEDCDIRIEPI, from the coding sequence ATGTGCCGATTACTTGCTTACCTCGGTTCACCTGTTTCTTTGGAGCCTCTGCTGTACAAACCTGAGCACTCCCTTGTCGTTCAAAGCTATCAACCCCGCGAAATGCACTCTGGGGTAGTAAATGCTGATGGCTTTGGTGTTGGGTGGTATCATCTTCAAAAAGACACTGAACCATTTACCTACAAAAGTACACTACCCATTTGGAATGACATTAACCTGCCAAGCCTCAGCCGTTACATTGAGTCAGGGTGTACACTTGCCTATGTTCGTAGCGCAACACCAGGTCAAGCACTTGATTTTAGTAACTCTCAGCCTTTTCAGTACCAGCGTCTGTTATTCATTCATAATGGTCGAATTGACAAATTTCAGCAAACACTCTACAGACCAATACGGAGCCTGTTAAACGATGAAATTTACCAGTGGATAAAGGGAACGACAGACTCTGAACATATTTTTGCTTTGCTGCTCAACCAATGGCAAGCTAATCCTGGTAAAAGTCTAGAGCAGGCTCTACACATAAGCTTGCTGAAGCTTCAAGAGTTAGCGCAACGTTATCAAACCTATGTCTCTGTCAATGTCATCATCAGTGATGGACATCGCCTCATTGCTTCTCGTTTTAGCACACAATCACCTGCTCCCTCTCTTTACTGGCTACGCGACGATTTAACTTTCCCCAAGTCCGTAATCATTGCGTCGGAACCACTATTTGCTGGAAATTGGATTCCTTGTTCTGAAAATAGCATTATCAGTGTTGGAGAAGACTGTGATATCAGAATTGAGCCAATCTAG
- the egtD gene encoding L-histidine N(alpha)-methyltransferase has protein sequence MSISKAASSKLTSQNTIEKRLQIQRLQEPTLIVSPSAGSDVVKGLTQTPKSLPPRYFYDDHGSELFEQICELSEYYVTRTETAILQQCAGEIALITDHCELVELGSGSSTKTRILLDAYNELSYPLRYLPIDVSAGMLESSARQLLADYPSLQVHALAGTYELALAELKPAKLPNRMICFIGSSLGNMNSQECDVFFSQITDALEIGEYVLLGVDLQKPKHLLEAAYNDSQGVTAAFNLNMLEHLNRQFEGNFDTTQFEHWAFYNETKNQIEMHLRSLRSQTIQLRTLNLTVHFEAGETILTEISRKFDLNSIQQALKAKSLVPQKVWTDPNQWFGLLLCQLQASTAV, from the coding sequence ATGTCAATATCTAAGGCTGCCAGCAGCAAACTTACTTCCCAAAACACTATTGAGAAACGCTTGCAAATACAGCGTTTGCAAGAACCAACCTTGATTGTTTCTCCTAGTGCTGGGAGTGATGTCGTTAAGGGATTAACTCAAACACCCAAATCCTTACCCCCTCGTTACTTCTATGATGACCATGGTTCTGAACTATTTGAGCAAATTTGTGAGTTATCAGAATATTACGTAACGCGGACGGAAACGGCAATTTTGCAACAGTGCGCTGGTGAAATTGCCCTGATAACAGATCATTGCGAACTGGTGGAACTTGGCAGCGGCAGCTCTACCAAAACCCGTATTTTACTAGATGCTTACAATGAGTTAAGCTACCCCCTACGTTACCTGCCAATTGACGTGAGTGCAGGTATGTTGGAAAGCAGCGCTCGGCAACTACTGGCAGATTATCCCTCACTGCAAGTTCATGCGTTGGCAGGAACCTATGAATTGGCGCTGGCGGAACTCAAACCGGCGAAATTACCCAACCGAATGATTTGTTTTATCGGAAGTAGTTTGGGTAATATGAATTCGCAAGAGTGTGATGTGTTCTTCTCTCAAATCACAGATGCCCTTGAGATAGGAGAGTATGTCTTATTGGGGGTAGACTTGCAAAAGCCAAAACATCTGTTGGAGGCTGCTTATAACGACAGCCAGGGAGTGACGGCGGCGTTTAACCTCAATATGTTAGAGCATTTAAATCGGCAGTTTGAGGGCAATTTTGACACAACACAATTTGAACATTGGGCATTTTATAATGAAACTAAAAATCAAATCGAGATGCATCTTAGGAGTTTGCGATCGCAAACTATTCAATTACGCACCCTGAACCTGACTGTTCATTTTGAAGCAGGTGAGACTATCCTCACTGAAATTTCCCGCAAATTTGACCTCAACTCTATTCAACAGGCGCTAAAAGCAAAGAGTTTAGTCCCACAAAAGGTGTGGACTGATCCAAATCAATGGTTTGGTTTATTACTGTGTCAACTGCAAGCATCGACAGCAGTTTAA
- the purE gene encoding 5-(carboxyamino)imidazole ribonucleotide mutase, with protein MTLIGIIMGSDSDLPTMQGAIAVCEEFGVATEVAIISAHRTPERMVEYAKSAHQRGIKVIIAGAGGAAHLPGMVASLTPLPVIGVPVPSRHLQGVDSLYSIVQMPAGIPVATVAIGNAKNAGLLAIQILATHKPELLEKVQKYRQSLSETVVAKQAKLEQLGYEQYLRKMQSAE; from the coding sequence ATGACTCTTATCGGCATCATTATGGGTAGCGATTCGGATTTACCAACCATGCAAGGTGCGATCGCAGTTTGTGAAGAATTTGGTGTTGCCACAGAGGTAGCAATTATCAGCGCCCATCGTACTCCAGAACGTATGGTGGAATATGCCAAATCTGCTCACCAACGTGGCATTAAGGTCATTATCGCTGGTGCTGGTGGTGCTGCTCATCTTCCAGGAATGGTAGCATCTTTAACCCCGCTTCCTGTTATTGGTGTTCCTGTTCCTAGCCGTCACTTACAAGGTGTTGATTCGTTGTATTCAATAGTACAAATGCCTGCTGGTATACCAGTGGCGACTGTTGCTATAGGTAATGCTAAAAATGCTGGTCTTTTGGCGATACAAATTCTGGCAACTCATAAACCGGAATTATTAGAGAAAGTACAAAAGTATCGTCAAAGCTTGTCAGAAACAGTAGTGGCAAAGCAAGCAAAACTAGAACAACTTGGCTATGAGCAATATCTCAGGAAAATGCAATCAGCAGAGTAA
- the nagA gene encoding N-acetylglucosamine-6-phosphate deacetylase encodes MTEATRSPIGTHVDIINARVPSYTDLQMLSVNPQGIVEQILPMSKLLKRVPPVDLQVLDVGGDWISLGGVDLQINGALGLAFPDLSGENAHQLVNICQFLWDAGVDAFLPTLVTTSVENIQRALAVIADFMNPSQYGETGSAKILGVHLEGPFLNPQKRGAHPAEYLLPLKLEEVKRVLGNYAHVVKVMTLAPELDPTGEVITYLRSLGITVSLGHSQATAAEAQRAFELGATMVTHAFNAMPPLHHREPGLLGAAIVNPCVVCGFIADGQHVSPTMLQILLRASTPPLSQNNEGEIPEQGLFLVSDALAPLGLPDGVYPWDNRQIEVKNGTARLPDGTLSGTTLPLLVGVQNLVKWGICDVQRAIALATIAPRSAISLSAILSGASASQLLRWHLDESTKELSWQRLFFSNE; translated from the coding sequence ATGACCGAAGCAACACGAAGCCCCATTGGTACTCATGTAGACATTATCAACGCTCGAGTACCCAGTTACACAGATTTGCAGATGCTCTCAGTTAACCCACAGGGCATAGTTGAGCAAATCCTGCCAATGTCTAAACTCCTCAAGCGGGTTCCGCCTGTTGACTTGCAAGTGTTGGATGTTGGTGGCGACTGGATTTCCTTAGGTGGTGTGGATTTGCAAATTAACGGCGCGTTGGGATTGGCATTTCCCGACTTATCAGGGGAAAATGCTCACCAACTCGTAAACATCTGTCAATTTTTGTGGGATGCGGGGGTAGACGCTTTTTTACCTACCCTGGTTACAACTTCGGTAGAAAATATTCAGCGTGCGCTTGCTGTCATCGCTGATTTTATGAACCCCTCTCAATATGGCGAGACAGGTAGTGCCAAAATTCTCGGAGTGCATCTAGAAGGACCATTTTTGAATCCTCAAAAGCGTGGCGCGCACCCAGCCGAATACCTATTACCACTCAAGCTCGAAGAAGTCAAGCGAGTTTTGGGCAATTACGCCCATGTTGTGAAAGTCATGACCCTAGCACCAGAGTTAGATCCAACTGGTGAAGTGATAACTTATTTGCGTTCTTTAGGTATCACTGTGAGTCTAGGACATTCCCAAGCCACAGCAGCAGAGGCGCAACGTGCTTTTGAACTAGGTGCAACAATGGTGACTCATGCTTTTAATGCTATGCCACCATTACACCACCGTGAACCTGGTTTATTGGGAGCAGCAATTGTCAATCCTTGTGTTGTGTGTGGTTTCATTGCTGATGGTCAGCACGTCTCGCCAACAATGCTGCAAATTTTACTACGCGCCAGCACTCCTCCCCTTTCTCAAAACAACGAAGGGGAGATACCCGAACAAGGGCTTTTCCTTGTCAGTGATGCCCTTGCGCCTCTGGGATTGCCTGATGGAGTGTATCCTTGGGATAATCGGCAGATTGAAGTGAAGAATGGAACTGCACGCCTCCCAGATGGAACTTTATCGGGGACGACTTTACCTTTATTGGTGGGTGTGCAAAATTTAGTGAAGTGGGGAATATGTGACGTACAAAGAGCAATCGCACTTGCTACTATTGCACCACGAAGTGCAATCAGTTTATCGGCAATTCTCTCTGGTGCTTCTGCAAGTCAGCTATTGCGTTGGCATTTGGATGAATCTACAAAAGAACTTTCATGGCAGCGGTTGTTCTTCAGCAACGAATAA
- a CDS encoding LuxR C-terminal-related transcriptional regulator, which produces MVNSLQSLFGAIAHARDEQELRLHVMVKVGEYFAAQRWGLFFFDQLLPPTGTTIQGILKLVLSTEHNPVLRYLVEHHAPIHEELLLPPGMWNTICPRFDHGHVMAGPIVGNGCLIGGVGLTRAWLSPAFNAQELADLSALCLHLSTRLTTIRSQPTQLNSVEMNRLTPREIQIAELVAQGLTNAQIGTALWITENSVKQALKRIFRKIEVSSRAELVGRLFSNTRHSTASSNN; this is translated from the coding sequence ATGGTAAATTCTTTGCAGTCTTTATTTGGGGCGATCGCTCATGCTCGTGATGAGCAGGAACTACGACTGCACGTCATGGTTAAAGTTGGTGAGTATTTTGCAGCCCAACGTTGGGGGCTTTTTTTCTTTGATCAGCTGCTCCCCCCCACTGGAACAACGATTCAAGGCATTCTTAAATTAGTTTTATCTACAGAACATAATCCAGTCTTGCGCTACTTGGTTGAGCACCATGCCCCCATTCACGAAGAATTGTTGTTACCTCCTGGGATGTGGAATACTATATGTCCGCGCTTTGATCATGGGCATGTGATGGCTGGACCGATTGTAGGTAATGGTTGCCTTATCGGTGGAGTTGGCTTGACCCGCGCTTGGTTGTCACCTGCCTTTAATGCTCAGGAACTTGCTGACCTAAGTGCCCTCTGCCTTCATCTATCAACCAGGTTAACAACAATACGGTCTCAACCAACACAATTGAATTCTGTTGAGATGAATCGTTTAACACCGCGTGAAATTCAAATTGCCGAACTGGTAGCACAAGGGCTAACGAATGCCCAAATCGGTACAGCCCTTTGGATTACAGAAAATTCTGTTAAGCAAGCCTTAAAACGGATATTTCGGAAGATTGAAGTTTCATCTCGTGCCGAGCTCGTAGGGCGGCTTTTCTCAAACACAAGGCATTCCACAGCAAGTTCTAACAACTGA